In Canis lupus familiaris isolate Mischka breed German Shepherd chromosome 9, alternate assembly UU_Cfam_GSD_1.0, whole genome shotgun sequence, a single window of DNA contains:
- the UBTF gene encoding nucleolar transcription factor 1 isoform X2, whose translation MNGEADCPTDLEMAAPKGQDRWSQEDMLTLLECMKNNLPSNDSSKFKTTESHMDWEKVAFKDFSGDMCKLKWVEISNEVRKFRTLTELILDAQEHVKNPYKGKKLKKHPDFPKKPLTPYFRFFMEKRAKYAKLHPEMSNLDLTKILSKKYKELPEKKKMKYIQDFQREKQEFERNLARFREDHPDLIQNAKKSDIPEKPKTPQQLWYTHEKKVYLKVRPDEIMRDYIQKHPELNISEEGITKSTLTKAERQLKDKFDGRPTKPPPNSYSLYCAELMANMKDVPSTERMVLCSQQWKLLSQKEKDAYHKKCDQKKKDYEVELLRFLESLPEEEQQRVLGEEKMLSINKKQATSPASKKPSQEGGKGGSEKPKRPVSAMFIFSEEKRRQLQEERPELSESELTRLLARMWNDLSEKKKAKYKAREAALKAQSERKPGGDREDRGKLPESPKRAEEIWQQSVIGDYLARFKNDRVKALKAMEMTWNNMEKKEKLMWIKKAAEDQKRYERELSEMRAPPTAANSSKKMKFQGEPKKPPMNGYQKFSQELLSNGELNHLPLKERMVEIGSRWQRISQSQKEHYKKLAEEQQKQYKVHLDLWVKSLSPQDRAAYKEYISNKRKSMTKLRGPNPKSSRTALQSKSESEEDDEEDEEDEDEDEEEEDDENGDSSEDGGDSSESSSEDESEDGDENEEDDEDEDDDEDDDEDEDNESEGSSSSSSSSGDSSDSDSN comes from the exons ATGAACGGAGAAGCTGACTGCCCCACAGACCTGGAAATGGCCGCCCCCAAAGGCCAAG ACCGCTGGTCCCAGGAAGACATGCTGACTTTGCTGGAATGCATGAAGAACAACCTTCCATCCAATGACAGCTCCAAGTTCAAAACAACCGAGTCACATATGGATTGGGAAAAAGTAGCATTTAAAGACTTTTCTGGAGACATGTGCAAGCTCAAATGGGTGGAGATTTCTAATGAG gTGAGGAAGTTCCGAACATTGACAGAATTGATCCTTGATGCTCAGGAACATGTTAAAAATCCTTACAAAGGCAAAAAACTCAAG AAACACCCGGACTTCCCAAAGAAGCCCCTGACCCCTTATTTCCGCTTCTTCATGGAGAAGCGAGCCAAGTATGCGAAACTCCACCCTGAGATGAGCAACCTGGACCTGACCAAGATTCTGTCCAAGAAATACAAGGAGCTGCCGGAGAAGaagaag atgAAATATATTCAGGActtccagagagagaaacaggagttCGAGCGAAACCTGGCCCGGTTCAG GGAGGATCACCCTGACCTAATCCAGAATGCCAAGAAGTCGGACATCCCTGAGAAGCCCAAAACCCCCCAGCAGCTGTGGTACACCCACGAGAAGAAGGTGTATCTCAAAGTGCGGCCAGAT GAGATTATGCGTGACTATATCCAGAAGCACCCCGAGCTGAACATCAGTGAGGAGGGCATCACCAAGTCCACCCTCACCAAGGCCGAACGCCAGCTCAAGGACAAGTTTGATGGGCGACCCACCAAGCCACCTCC GAACAGCTACTCGCTGTACTGCGCAGAGCTGATGGCCAACATGAAGGACGTGCCCAGCACTGAGCGCATGGTGCTATGCAGCCAGCAGTGGAAACTGCTCTCCCAGAAGGAGAAGGATGCCTACCACAAGAAGTGTGACCAG aaaaagaaagattatgagGTGGAGCTTCTCCGTTTCCTAGAG AGCTTGCCAGAGGAGGAACAGCAGCGGGTCCTGGGGGAGGAGAAGATGTTAAGCATCAACAAGAAGCAAGCCACCAGCCCCGCCTCCAAGAAGCCCTCGCAGGAAGGGGgcaag GGCGGTTCAGAGAAGCCCAAGCGGCCGGTGTCGGCCATGTTCATCTTCTCTGAAGAGAAGCGGCGGCAGCTGCAGGAGGAGCGGCCCGAGCTCTCGGAGAGCGAGCTGACCCGTCTTCTGGCCCGCATGTGGAACGACTTGTCCGAAAAGAAGAAG GCCAAGTACAAGGCCCGGGAGGCGGCGCTGAAGGCCCAGTCGGAGAGGAAGCCAGGCGGGGACCGCGAGGACCGGGGCAAGCTGCCCGAGTCACCCAAGAGAGCCGAGGAGATCTGGCAGCAGAGCGTCATCGGGGACTACCTGGCCCGCTTCAAG AATGACCGGGTGAAGGCCTTGAAAGCCATGGAGATGACCTGGAACAAcatggagaagaaagagaaactcatGTGGATTAAGAAGGCAGCCGAAGACCAAAAGCGATACGAG AGAGAGCTGAGTGAGATGCGGGCACCCCCAACTGCTGCAAACTCATCCAAGAAGATGAAGTTTCAAGGAGAACCCAAGAAGCCTCCCAT GAACGGTTACCAGAAGTTCTCCCAGGAGCTGCTGTCCAATGGGGAGCTGAACCACCTGCCGCTGAAAGAGCGCATGGTGGAGATTGGCAGCCGCTGGCAGCGCATCTCCCAGAGCCAGAAAGAGCACTACAAAAAATTggcagaggagcagcagaagCAGTACAAAGTACATCTGGACCTCTGGGTCAAG aGTTTGTCTCCTCAGGACCGTGCAGCGTATAAAGAGTACATCTCCAAT AAACGTAAGAGCATGACCAAGCTTCGAGGCCCAAACCCCAAATCCAGCAGGACTGCCTTGCAGTCCAAGTCG gagTCTGAGGAGGATGatgaagaggatgaggaggatgaggatgaggacgaagaggaggaggatgatgAGAACGGGGATTCCTCTGAGGATGGTGGGGACTCCTCCGAGTCCAGCAGCGAGGACGAGAGTGAGGACGGAGATGAG AACGAGGAGGATGATGAGGATGAGGACGATGATGAGGACGACGATGAGGATGAGGACAATGAGTCTGAGGGCAGCAGCTCTAGCTCCTCCTCCTCGGGGGACTCCTCGGACTCTGACTCCAACTGA
- the UBTF gene encoding nucleolar transcription factor 1 isoform X1 → MNGEADCPTDLEMAAPKGQDRWSQEDMLTLLECMKNNLPSNDSSKFKTTESHMDWEKVAFKDFSGDMCKLKWVEISNEVRKFRTLTELILDAQEHVKNPYKGKKLKKHPDFPKKPLTPYFRFFMEKRAKYAKLHPEMSNLDLTKILSKKYKELPEKKKMKYIQDFQREKQEFERNLARFREDHPDLIQNAKKSDIPEKPKTPQQLWYTHEKKVYLKVRPDATTKEVKDSLGKQWSQLSDKKRLKWIHKALEQRKEYEEIMRDYIQKHPELNISEEGITKSTLTKAERQLKDKFDGRPTKPPPNSYSLYCAELMANMKDVPSTERMVLCSQQWKLLSQKEKDAYHKKCDQKKKDYEVELLRFLESLPEEEQQRVLGEEKMLSINKKQATSPASKKPSQEGGKGGSEKPKRPVSAMFIFSEEKRRQLQEERPELSESELTRLLARMWNDLSEKKKAKYKAREAALKAQSERKPGGDREDRGKLPESPKRAEEIWQQSVIGDYLARFKNDRVKALKAMEMTWNNMEKKEKLMWIKKAAEDQKRYERELSEMRAPPTAANSSKKMKFQGEPKKPPMNGYQKFSQELLSNGELNHLPLKERMVEIGSRWQRISQSQKEHYKKLAEEQQKQYKVHLDLWVKSLSPQDRAAYKEYISNKRKSMTKLRGPNPKSSRTALQSKSESEEDDEEDEEDEDEDEEEEDDENGDSSEDGGDSSESSSEDESEDGDENEEDDEDEDDDEDDDEDEDNESEGSSSSSSSSGDSSDSDSN, encoded by the exons ATGAACGGAGAAGCTGACTGCCCCACAGACCTGGAAATGGCCGCCCCCAAAGGCCAAG ACCGCTGGTCCCAGGAAGACATGCTGACTTTGCTGGAATGCATGAAGAACAACCTTCCATCCAATGACAGCTCCAAGTTCAAAACAACCGAGTCACATATGGATTGGGAAAAAGTAGCATTTAAAGACTTTTCTGGAGACATGTGCAAGCTCAAATGGGTGGAGATTTCTAATGAG gTGAGGAAGTTCCGAACATTGACAGAATTGATCCTTGATGCTCAGGAACATGTTAAAAATCCTTACAAAGGCAAAAAACTCAAG AAACACCCGGACTTCCCAAAGAAGCCCCTGACCCCTTATTTCCGCTTCTTCATGGAGAAGCGAGCCAAGTATGCGAAACTCCACCCTGAGATGAGCAACCTGGACCTGACCAAGATTCTGTCCAAGAAATACAAGGAGCTGCCGGAGAAGaagaag atgAAATATATTCAGGActtccagagagagaaacaggagttCGAGCGAAACCTGGCCCGGTTCAG GGAGGATCACCCTGACCTAATCCAGAATGCCAAGAAGTCGGACATCCCTGAGAAGCCCAAAACCCCCCAGCAGCTGTGGTACACCCACGAGAAGAAGGTGTATCTCAAAGTGCGGCCAGAT GCCACTACGAAGGAGGTGAAGGACTCCCTGGGGAAGCAGTGGTCTCAGCTCTCGGACAAAAAGAGGCTGAAATGGATTCATAAGGCCCTGGAGCAGCGGAAGGAGTACGAG GAGATTATGCGTGACTATATCCAGAAGCACCCCGAGCTGAACATCAGTGAGGAGGGCATCACCAAGTCCACCCTCACCAAGGCCGAACGCCAGCTCAAGGACAAGTTTGATGGGCGACCCACCAAGCCACCTCC GAACAGCTACTCGCTGTACTGCGCAGAGCTGATGGCCAACATGAAGGACGTGCCCAGCACTGAGCGCATGGTGCTATGCAGCCAGCAGTGGAAACTGCTCTCCCAGAAGGAGAAGGATGCCTACCACAAGAAGTGTGACCAG aaaaagaaagattatgagGTGGAGCTTCTCCGTTTCCTAGAG AGCTTGCCAGAGGAGGAACAGCAGCGGGTCCTGGGGGAGGAGAAGATGTTAAGCATCAACAAGAAGCAAGCCACCAGCCCCGCCTCCAAGAAGCCCTCGCAGGAAGGGGgcaag GGCGGTTCAGAGAAGCCCAAGCGGCCGGTGTCGGCCATGTTCATCTTCTCTGAAGAGAAGCGGCGGCAGCTGCAGGAGGAGCGGCCCGAGCTCTCGGAGAGCGAGCTGACCCGTCTTCTGGCCCGCATGTGGAACGACTTGTCCGAAAAGAAGAAG GCCAAGTACAAGGCCCGGGAGGCGGCGCTGAAGGCCCAGTCGGAGAGGAAGCCAGGCGGGGACCGCGAGGACCGGGGCAAGCTGCCCGAGTCACCCAAGAGAGCCGAGGAGATCTGGCAGCAGAGCGTCATCGGGGACTACCTGGCCCGCTTCAAG AATGACCGGGTGAAGGCCTTGAAAGCCATGGAGATGACCTGGAACAAcatggagaagaaagagaaactcatGTGGATTAAGAAGGCAGCCGAAGACCAAAAGCGATACGAG AGAGAGCTGAGTGAGATGCGGGCACCCCCAACTGCTGCAAACTCATCCAAGAAGATGAAGTTTCAAGGAGAACCCAAGAAGCCTCCCAT GAACGGTTACCAGAAGTTCTCCCAGGAGCTGCTGTCCAATGGGGAGCTGAACCACCTGCCGCTGAAAGAGCGCATGGTGGAGATTGGCAGCCGCTGGCAGCGCATCTCCCAGAGCCAGAAAGAGCACTACAAAAAATTggcagaggagcagcagaagCAGTACAAAGTACATCTGGACCTCTGGGTCAAG aGTTTGTCTCCTCAGGACCGTGCAGCGTATAAAGAGTACATCTCCAAT AAACGTAAGAGCATGACCAAGCTTCGAGGCCCAAACCCCAAATCCAGCAGGACTGCCTTGCAGTCCAAGTCG gagTCTGAGGAGGATGatgaagaggatgaggaggatgaggatgaggacgaagaggaggaggatgatgAGAACGGGGATTCCTCTGAGGATGGTGGGGACTCCTCCGAGTCCAGCAGCGAGGACGAGAGTGAGGACGGAGATGAG AACGAGGAGGATGATGAGGATGAGGACGATGATGAGGACGACGATGAGGATGAGGACAATGAGTCTGAGGGCAGCAGCTCTAGCTCCTCCTCCTCGGGGGACTCCTCGGACTCTGACTCCAACTGA